In Mustela erminea isolate mMusErm1 chromosome 15, mMusErm1.Pri, whole genome shotgun sequence, the following proteins share a genomic window:
- the LOC116573996 gene encoding LOW QUALITY PROTEIN: protein FAM81A-like (The sequence of the model RefSeq protein was modified relative to this genomic sequence to represent the inferred CDS: inserted 1 base in 1 codon; substituted 1 base at 1 genomic stop codon), whose protein sequence is MENMHLRRVRTMPRHSQSLTMAPYSSVSLVEQLEDRILCHEKTTAALVEHXFRIKDDIVGSLPKMQNKGGGDRVARLFLEEHIRNITAIVKQLNRDIEVLQEQIRARDNISYGTNSALKTLEMRQLLGLGDLRGRVARCDASIARLSAEHKTTYEGLQPLNKEQQAAKLILETKIKDAEGQISQLLNRVDLSISEQSTKLKMSHRDSNHQLQLLDTKFKGTIEELSNEILSARNWLQQEQERIEKELLXKIDQLSLVVKENSGASERDMEKKLSRMSARLDKIEESQKKNMEVQRTKQEEEKVHGRISKLELQMNEDMKEMKAEVDAGFTAIYESIGSLRQVLEAKMKLDKDQLQKQIQQMQKPEAPM, encoded by the exons atggaaaatatgcATCTAAGGCGAGTTAGAACCATGCCCCGACACAGCCAGTCCCTGACCATGGCACCCTACTCATCTGTAAGCCTCGTGGAACAACTGGAAGATAGGATCCTCTGTCACGAGAAGACAACCGCGGCCCTTGTGGAGC GCTTCCGGATTAAGGACGACATTGTTGGCAGTTTGCCGAAAATGCAGAACAAAGGGGGCGGCGACCGCGTGGCCAGGCTCTTCTTGGAGGAGCACATCAGAAACATAACTGCCATTGTGAAGCAGCTCAATCGGGATATCGAGGTACTGCAGGAGCAGATCCGGGCCCGGGACAACATCAGCTATGGAACGAATTCCGCCTTAAAGACCTTGGAGATGCGTCAGCTCTTGGGTTTAGGAGACCTGCGGGGAAGAGTGGCAAGATGTGACGCCAGCATAgccagactctctgcagagcacaAAACAACTTACGAGGGGCTCCAGCCCTTGAACAAAGAACAGCAAGCTGCCAAACTTATCttggaaacaaaaatcaaagatgcAGAGGGACAGATTTCTCAGCTTTTGAACAGAGTGGACTTGTCGATATCAGAGCAAAGCACCAAACTGAAGATGTCCCACAGAGATAGTAACCACCAGCTTCAACTTCTGGATACAAAATTTAAAGGTACGATTGAGGAACTCAGTAATGAGATTTTATCTGCACGGAATTGGTTGCAACAGGAACAAGAACGGATAGAGAAAGAACTTTTATAGAAAATTGATCAGCTTTCCTTGGTCGTTAAGGAAAACAGTGGAGCCAGCGAAAGGGACATGGAGAAGAAGCTCAGCCGGATGTCAGCCAGACTTGACAAAATAGAAGAAAGTCAGAAGAAGAATATGGAAGTGCAgagaacaaaacaggaagaagagaaagtgcATGGGCGCATCAGCAAGCTGGAGTTACAGATGAATGAGgacatgaaggaaatgaaagcagaagtTGATGCTGGGTTTACGGCCATCTACGAAAGCATAGGATCCCTCAGGCAAGTTCTTGAAGCCAAGATGAAGTTGGACAAGGACCAGCTACAGAAGCAAATCCAGCAGATGCAGAAGCCAGAGGCCCCCATGTGA
- the LOC116573997 gene encoding vacuolar protein-sorting-associated protein 36-like yields MVKAKEMVELSKSIANKIKDKQGDITEDETIRFKSYLLSMGIANPVTRETYCSGTQYHMQLAKQLAGMLQAPLEERGGIMSLTEVYCLVNRARGMELLSPEDLVNACKMLEALKLPLRLRVFDSGVMVIELQSHKEEEMVASALETVSEKGSQTSEEFAKLVGMSVLLAKERLLLAEKMGHLCRDDSVEGLRFYPNLFMTQS; encoded by the exons ATGGTCAAG GCTAAGGAAATGGTGGAGTTATCAAAATCAATTGCTAATAAGATCAAAGACAAGCAAGGTGACATCACAGAAGATGAG ACCATCAGGTTTAAGTCCTATTTGCTGAGCATGGGAATAGCTAACCCAGTTACCAGGGAAACCTACTGCTCGGGCACACAGTACCACATGCAGCTGGCCAAGCAGCTGGCTGGGATGCTGCAGGCACCGCTAGAG GAACGAGGGGGAATAATGTCACTCACGGAGGTGTACTGTTTAGTAAACCGAGCTCGAGGAATGGAA ttgCTCTCACCAGAAGATTTAGTGAATGCTTGCAAGATGCTGGAAGCGCTAAAATTACCTCTCAG GCTCCGAGTTTTTGACAGTGGCGTCATGGTAATTGAGCTTCAGAgccataaggaagaggaaatggtggCCTCAGCCTTGGAGACA GTTTCAGAAAAGGGATCCCAGACATCAGAAGAGTTTGCTAAGCTGGTGGGAATGTCTGTCCTCCTGGCTAAGGAAAG GTTGCTTCTTGCAGAGAAGATGGGCCATCTTTGCCGAGATGATTCAGTGGAAGGCTTGCGTTTTTACCCAAATTTATTTATGACACAGAGCTAa